The following coding sequences are from one Cercospora beticola chromosome 4, complete sequence window:
- a CDS encoding uncharacterized protein (BUSCO:EOG09263F3I) gives MNSLSSLARLTTPSASPPRSRQSSSAQVETLRSLNDTSDLDLDSLSEKLGHGGEYEVSKAGDDDARDTEQWASEKTPLLDGGDTGASGAEGRASLWSLPHRIGAAILYSVELVISTITAPGRYVIACFYDEDGQFATLLPLTRFKNMITRQKRRKSARQVGLRAETDEDEKTHLRRKGTSRRSPSVDSNASTVSYGTSDGEGEDSPARHTRSKSSVSQQGSEGLPKKSIRIKENSLRKRKDTRLRTKAASPDDAAAVAPMLKSPNSPTVSKLKYPRSPATPRPLVPRRQPSYILSYSSNTPKKTLIIDLDETLIHSMAKSNRMSTGHMVEVRLNGQVSSSGVQIGPGVPILYYVHERPGCHEFLRKVSKWYNLIAFTASVQEYADPVIDWLERERKYFSGRYYRQHCTYRNGAYIKDLAQVEPDLSKVMILDNSPMSYIFHEDNAIPIEGWISDPTDHELLHIIPLLEGLQYCTDVRALLALRHGQAQQA, from the exons ATGAACAGCCTCAGCTCTCTTGCGAGGCTCACCACGCCCAGTGCTTCTCCGCCGCGATCGCGTCAAAGCTCCTCGGCGCAAGTGGAAACGCTGCGCTCGCTGAACGACACATCTGATCTCGATCTGGACTCACTATCGGAGAAGCTGGGTCACGGGGGCGAGTATGAGGTCAGCAAAgcgggcgacgacgacgcgcGGGACACAGAACAATGGGCCTCGGAGAAGACGCCTTTGTTGGACGGCGGCGACACTGGCGCATCTGGCGCTGAAGGACGAGCATCGCTCTGGTCGCTTCCGCATCGCATTGGCGCTGCCATCCTCTACAGCGTCGAGCTAGTCATTTCCACCATTACTGCGCCCGGCCGATACGTGATTGCCTGCTTCTACGACGAGGACGGCCAGTTCGCTACTCTTCTACCCTTGACGCGCTTCAAGAATATGATCACCCGGCAAAAGAGACGAAAGTCCGCTCGACAGGTGGGTCTGCGGGCCGAAacggacgaggacgagaagacACATTTGCGGAGAAAAGGGACGAGCAGGCGATCACCCTCTGTGGACAGTAATGCGTCGACCGTATCGTATGGCACATCGgacggagaaggagaagattcTCCTGCGCGTCATACCCGATCCAAGTCGAGTGTCTCGCAGCAGGGCAGCGAAGGCCTCCCCAAGAAGAGCATTCGCATTAAAGAGAACAGCTTGCGGAAACGCAAAGATACCAGGTTACGCACCAAAGCCGCCAGTCCagacgatgctgctgctgtggcacCCATGCTGAAGTCCCCCAACTCACCCACCGTTTCCAAGCTGAAGTATCCTCGATCTCCTGCCACGCCGCGGCCTCTGGTCCCACGCAGACAACCCAGCTACATTTTATCGTATTCGTCGAAcacgccgaagaagacatTGATCATTGACCTCGACGAAACATTAATCCACAGCATGGCGAAGAGCAATAGGATGTCGACGGGGCACATGGTGGAAGTACGATTGAATGGTCAAGTCAGCTCCTCCGGAGTTCAGATCGGCCCCGGCGTGCCAATCCTTTACTACGTGCACGAGCGACCTGGATGCCATGAGTTCTTGAGAAAGGTTTCCAAGTGGTACAACCTGATCGCCTTCACGGCCAGTGTGCAGGAGTATGCCGATCCCGTCATCGACTGGCTCGAGAGAGAACGCAAATACTTCAGCGGGCGTTACTATCGACAACACTGCACGTATCGTAATGGCGCATACATAAAGGATCTCGCTCAAGTGGAGCCGGATCTGAGCAAAGTTATGATTTTAGACAACTCACCCATGAGTTATATTTTTCACGAAG ACAATGCGATACCCATCGAAGGCTGGATCAGCGACCCTACAGATCACGAGCTGTTACATATTATCCCACTTCTCGAAGGTCTGCAGTACTGCACTGACGTGCGTGCGCTCCTGGCTCTACGACATGgccaagcacagcaagcgTGA